A DNA window from Bacillus carboniphilus contains the following coding sequences:
- a CDS encoding asparaginase: protein MKKNILLIHTGGTISMKEDVQSGTVIQGGENPLIAQGQLLEDLANFIVKEPFQLPSPHITLQEMLILKQIIEETIQSQPIDGIVITHGTDTLEETAYFLDLTIQTDIPIVLTGAMRSSNEIGSDGLYNLVSAIRTASCESARKKGVLVVLNDEIHSAFNVTKTHASNVSTFQSPQYGPIGIVSKRGVFFHHTPNFREAFQIDKVTKKVALLKVHAGFDSTLLYSLAEAKYDGLVLEALGQGNIPPLAVDGVKHLLSKNVPIVVVSRCFNGTAEGIYGYEGGGKQLKDLGVIFANGLNGQKARVKLQVALEDSSIRNDQLESIFHPFL, encoded by the coding sequence ATGAAAAAAAATATCCTATTAATTCATACCGGTGGCACAATCTCTATGAAGGAGGATGTTCAAAGCGGAACGGTTATTCAAGGTGGAGAAAACCCCTTAATAGCACAAGGACAATTACTCGAGGATTTAGCTAATTTTATAGTGAAGGAGCCCTTTCAACTTCCTTCACCCCACATTACCCTTCAGGAAATGCTAATCCTAAAACAGATCATCGAAGAGACTATACAATCTCAGCCGATTGACGGAATTGTTATTACTCATGGAACTGATACATTAGAGGAAACAGCCTACTTTTTAGACTTAACTATTCAGACGGACATTCCCATTGTTTTAACCGGTGCTATGAGATCTAGTAATGAAATTGGATCGGACGGGCTTTACAACTTAGTTTCAGCCATTCGGACAGCTTCTTGTGAGTCTGCGAGGAAAAAAGGAGTACTCGTTGTACTAAATGATGAAATCCATTCCGCTTTTAATGTGACAAAAACCCATGCCTCCAATGTGTCTACGTTCCAAAGTCCACAATATGGACCCATTGGAATTGTTTCAAAACGCGGTGTGTTTTTTCATCATACGCCTAATTTTAGAGAGGCATTTCAGATTGATAAGGTAACGAAAAAAGTAGCCTTGCTAAAAGTGCATGCTGGTTTTGATTCTACCCTTCTTTATTCTTTAGCTGAAGCTAAGTACGATGGACTCGTACTTGAAGCATTAGGACAAGGAAACATTCCTCCGCTAGCGGTAGATGGAGTGAAACATTTACTTTCTAAGAATGTTCCCATTGTCGTGGTTTCCAGGTGTTTTAATGGTACGGCAGAAGGCATTTATGGATATGAAGGCGGAGGGAAACAGCTCAAGGATTTAGGAGTTATTTTTGCTAATGGGCTAAATGGACAAAAAGCAAGAGTCAAGCTT
- the prsW gene encoding glutamic-type intramembrane protease PrsW, with the protein MLVIMSAGIAPGLALLSYFYLKDEYDSEPIHLVFRTFLFGALLVFPIMFVQYVLSVEGIFVAPWSKAFISTAMLEEFFKWFILYYTIYLYSDFDEPYDGIVYGTSVSLGFATAENILYLIGHGVEYAIGRALLPVSSHALFGVLMGYYLGKGKFSTEGKRPLYIFYALCIPLLLHGSYDLILLTSDQWIIWMVPFMIFLWWLGLRKVKNAKKLTEVHVYERSIS; encoded by the coding sequence ATGTTGGTCATTATGTCAGCTGGGATTGCACCTGGATTGGCATTACTAAGCTACTTTTATTTAAAAGATGAATACGATTCAGAACCAATACATCTAGTTTTCCGAACGTTTCTTTTTGGTGCTTTATTAGTTTTTCCAATTATGTTTGTCCAGTACGTACTATCTGTTGAAGGTATTTTTGTAGCACCCTGGTCAAAAGCCTTTATATCCACTGCAATGCTTGAAGAGTTCTTTAAGTGGTTTATATTATATTATACCATTTATCTATACAGTGATTTCGATGAACCTTACGACGGTATTGTGTATGGAACAAGTGTGTCTTTAGGATTTGCAACTGCTGAAAATATTCTATACCTTATTGGTCATGGTGTGGAGTATGCCATTGGAAGAGCTTTACTTCCTGTTTCCAGTCATGCATTATTTGGGGTGTTAATGGGTTACTACTTAGGAAAAGGTAAATTTTCTACTGAAGGAAAGCGTCCATTATACATTTTTTACGCACTTTGTATTCCCCTATTGCTACATGGGTCTTATGACCTTATCCTTCTTACCTCTGACCAGTGGATAATTTGGATGGTTCCATTCATGATTTTCTTATGGTGGCTAGGACTAAGGAAAGTAAAAAATGCAAAGAAGCTAACGGAAGTCCATGTATATGAGCGTAGTATTTCATAA
- the sleB gene encoding spore cortex-lytic enzyme, with product MKRSLIVVKIIAIFLICISSFYSYTGENNVRAFSNQVIQHGAVGEDVIELQARLQYLGFYNGKIDGVFGWGTYWALRNFQYEFGMKVDGLAGQETKAKLAKASQYNEEYVKRNINQGNKFTHYGKTPLEQQQKPSGNKGGGKAPAPGTNQGGGKATGTNQGGGGNNPPAQTTPDKPTAANTPAGFSQNDIQLMANAVYGEARGEPYEGQVAVAAVILNRVESPTFPNTVSGVIFEPLAFTAVADGQIWLTPNERAKEAVLDAINGWDPTGNAIYYFNPDTATSSWIWGRPQIKRIGKHIFCK from the coding sequence ATGAAGCGATCTTTAATAGTTGTAAAAATTATAGCGATTTTCCTGATTTGTATAAGCTCTTTTTATTCTTACACAGGAGAAAACAATGTAAGAGCTTTTTCCAACCAGGTAATCCAACATGGGGCGGTCGGTGAAGATGTAATTGAATTGCAAGCTAGATTGCAATACTTAGGATTTTATAACGGAAAAATTGATGGAGTTTTTGGATGGGGCACCTATTGGGCACTTCGTAATTTCCAATACGAGTTTGGTATGAAAGTGGATGGTCTTGCCGGGCAAGAAACGAAGGCTAAACTAGCAAAAGCATCCCAATACAATGAGGAATATGTAAAAAGAAACATAAACCAAGGCAATAAATTCACACATTATGGAAAAACGCCTTTAGAACAGCAACAAAAACCATCAGGAAATAAAGGTGGCGGTAAAGCACCAGCACCTGGCACCAATCAAGGTGGTGGAAAAGCGACCGGTACTAATCAAGGTGGAGGAGGAAACAATCCGCCTGCTCAAACAACCCCTGATAAACCGACTGCTGCTAATACACCAGCTGGATTTTCTCAAAATGATATCCAATTGATGGCTAACGCAGTCTATGGTGAGGCTAGAGGAGAACCATATGAAGGGCAAGTGGCAGTTGCTGCTGTCATCTTGAATCGTGTTGAGAGTCCAACATTTCCAAATACAGTATCTGGTGTTATTTTCGAGCCTCTTGCTTTTACTGCGGTCGCGGATGGTCAGATTTGGCTCACTCCTAACGAACGTGCAAAAGAAGCTGTTCTTGATGCTATTAACGGATGGGATCCGACTGGAAATGCTATTTATTACTTCAATCCGGATACAGCAACAAGTTCTTGGATTTGGGGAAGACCGCAAATTAAACGAATAGGCAAGCATATATTCTGTAAATGA